One stretch of Mangifera indica cultivar Alphonso chromosome 9, CATAS_Mindica_2.1, whole genome shotgun sequence DNA includes these proteins:
- the LOC123226554 gene encoding cold-responsive protein kinase 1-like, whose amino-acid sequence MINSEMLKIILAIILAISKLGESDPETVLINQGCSQYNVTNLSDFNANLNATFAQLRDALNSGKYFATAEQPTGSDSAYALVQCRNYLSSADCIACFTAAESLIRNCSAANGARVVYLGCFLRYESSNFFDQSTQEGAFGSCGNQTVRDSSAFQTALSELLVDLQVATPKINGYFAASKRAVAGTSEEAYAISQCVETISESGCKQCLQVAYGNLQRCLTSTVGWAVDVGCFVRFSDSPFFADNQTTDITSFLKTGSSNKKAIIGGTVAGGICLLLLALFVWFMLSRKRKVTKRGNILEATELQGPINYRYKDLVSATRNFSEENKLGEGGFGEIYKGTLNNGKVVAVKKLAIGLSHRIISDFENEVKLISNVHHRNLVRLLGCCSKGPELLLVYEFMANSSLDKLLFGEKRGCLSWKQRYDIILNTARGLAYLHEDFHVCIIHRDIKPSNILLDDDFQPKIADFGLARLLPQSQSHVSTKFAGTLGYTAPEYAIHGQLSEKADTYSYGVVVLEIISGQKSNELRDTDDYLLKRAWKLYENDLHVDLVDEHLDPNEYTQEDAKKVVEIALMCTQAAPASRPTMSEVVVLLKSKGSIQNRPVITRPTFIDAETKVRGDTSTSTASSASNATASITDVSGR is encoded by the exons ATGATCAACTCAGAAATGTTAAAGATCATCCTCGCCATAATTCTTGCAATTTCGAAACTGGGTGAATCGGACCCAGAAACCGTTCTCATAAACCAGGGATGCAGCCAGTACAACGTCACCAATCTATCGGACTTCAACGCCAATCTGAACGCAACTTTTGCTCAACTGAGAGACGCGCTAAACTCAGGCAAGTATTTCGCCACGGCAGAGCAGCCGACGGGGTCAGACTCCGCCTATGCGTTGGTGCAGTGCAGAAACTACCTATCATCAGCTGATTGTATTGCCTGCTTCACCGCCGCTGAGTCATTGATACGCAACTGCTCTGCCGCCAACGGCGCCCGTGTTGTCTATTTGGGGTGTTTCCTCAG GTACGAGAGCAGCAATTTTTTCGATCAAAGCACTCAAGAGGGTGCGTTTGGAAGCTGTGGGAATCAAACAGTGCGAGATTCTAGTGCTTTTCAAACGGCTTTGAGCGAGCTTCTAGTTGATCTCCAAGTTGCGACACCGAAGATCAATGGGTATTTTGCTGCCAGTAAGAGGGCGGTCGCCGGAACGTCGGAAGAAGCTTATGCTATTTCTCAATGCGTTGAAACCATTTCTGAAAGTGGCTGCAAGCAATGCTTGCAAGTGGCGTATGGAAACCTTCAAAGATGTCTTACGAGTACGGTCGGTTGGGCCGTTGACGTGGGCTGCTTCGTCAGGTTTTCCGATTCTCCATTCTTTGCCGATAATCAGACTACTGATATTACTTCCTTCTTGAAAACTG gTTCAAGCAATAAGAAAGCAATCATTGGAGGAACAGTGGCTGGAGGAATATGTCTGCTACTTTTGGCATTGTTTGTGTGGTTCATGTtgtcaagaaaaagaaaagttactAAAAGAG GAAATATACTAGAAGCAACTGAGTTGCAAGGTCCAATCAATTACAGATACAAAGATTTGGTTTCTGCAACAAGAAACTTTAGTGAAGAAAATAAACTTGGGGAGGGAGGTTTTGGTGAAATTTACAAG GGAACTCTGAATAATGGAAAAGTGGTAGCAGTGAAGAAACTAGCAATTGGGTTGTCTCACAGGATAATATCTgattttgaaaatgaagttaAGCTAATAAGCAATGTTCATCACCGGAATCTCGTCCGGCTTCTTGGTTGTTGCAGCAAAGGCCCAGAACTTCTCCTTGTTTATGAGTTCATGGCCAACAGCAGCCTTGATAAACTGCTGTTTG GTGAAAAACGAGGGTGTTTGAGCTGGAAACAACGTTATGACATAATCCTGAACACAGCAAGAGGGCTGGCGTACTTGCATGAGGATTTTCATGTCTGCATAATTCATCGAGATATAAAGCCCAGCAATATTCTTTTAGACGATGATTTTCAGCCAAAGATAGCTGACTTTGGATTAGCAAGGCTGTTACCTCAAAGTCAAAGCCATGTTAGCACCAAATTTGCAGGGACATT GGGATACACAGCACCTGAGTATGCAATCCATGGACAATTATCAGAGAAGGCTGATACGTACAGTTATGGTGTCGTCGTACTCGAAATCATCAGTGGCCAGAAGAGTAATGAACTCAGAGACACTGATGATTATCTCCTCAAACGG gCATGGAAACTGTACGAGAATGACTTACATGTGGATTTGGTGGATGAACATTTAGACCCAAATGAGTACACTCAAGAAGACGCCAAAAAAGTGGTGGAAATAGCTCTAATGTGCACTCAGGCAGCTCCTGCTTCAAGGCCAACAATGTCAGAAGTGGTTGTTTTACTAAAGAGCAAGGGCTCCATACAGAATAGACCAGTAATAACAAGGCCTACCTTTATTGATGCCGAAACAAAGGTTCGCGGAGACACCTCAACCTCCACTGCTTCTTCTGCATCTAACGCTACAGCCTCCATAACAGATGTCTCTGGTCGttaa